In one window of Helianthus annuus cultivar XRQ/B chromosome 17, HanXRQr2.0-SUNRISE, whole genome shotgun sequence DNA:
- the LOC110894309 gene encoding uncharacterized mitochondrial protein AtMg00820-like: MTTRAKSGIFKPKYTTDIASLNSYALHVALSSNSEPRGFKSTAKDPKWIAAMVDEINALQHNNTWMLVPRPSSTNIVGSKWVFRTKYHSYETVERYKARLVAQGFTQLPGIDYSYTFSPVVKASTIRIVLSLAVLNNWKLHQLDVKNAFLNRI, translated from the coding sequence ATGACAACACGAGCAAAATCAGGaattttcaaaccaaagtatacCACTGATATTGCTTCTCTCAATTCTTATGCTTTGCATGTTGCCTTATCATCTAATAGTGAACCCCGTGGTTTTAAATCTACGGCTAAAGACCCAAAATGGATAGCAGCAATGGTTGACGAAATCAACGCCTTACAACATAATAACACATGGATGTTAGTTCCACGCCCATCTTCAACGAATATCGTTGGATCTAAATGGGTGTTTCGCACTAAATATCACTCTTATGAGACCGTTGAACGGTATAAGGCACGACTGGTGGCTCAAGGTTTCACTCAACTCCCAGGGATAGACTACTCGTATACTTTTAGTCCTGTCGTTAAAGCTTCCACTATCCGCATTGTGCTCTCACTAGCAGTACTTAATAACTGGAAGTTGCATCAACTTGATGTTAAGAATGCTTTCCTAAATCGAATCTGA
- the LOC110894317 gene encoding uncharacterized mitochondrial protein AtMg00810-like — MEQPPGFVDSKYPNYVCKLSKALYGLKEAPHAWFQRLSTFLISYGFSCSHADTSLFVFRKESHIMYLLVYVDDLILTGNNDTAITTFISHLHHEFAIKYHGDLNYFLGLEVLYTHTGLFLTQAKYAADILLHAQLLEAKPVSTPLAPHESFSANGVPYSDPTLYRSLLGALWYLTITRPDISYAVNQLSQFLHHPTVDHFRAVKRLLRYVKDTISFGLTYSRPHSPSIIGYSDADWAHCLDTRRSTYGYSIFLGGNLVFWSAKKQPTVSRSSCEFEYQAMANTAAELVWITHLLRELHALPPDRPTLLCDNKSALFMTQNPVSHKRAKHIDLDYHFIRELVNSGKLYTKFVPTNLQVADIFTKSLQRAQFEVFRDKLRLGPPPFRLKGGISRKDL, encoded by the coding sequence ATGGAGCAACCACCTGGATTTGTGGATTCTAAATATCCAAACTATGTTTGTAAGTTATCCAAGGCCCTCTATGGTCTTAAAGAGGCTCCGCATGCTTGGTTCCAACGTTTAAGCACGTTTCTTATCTCTTATGGTTTTTCTTGCAGTCATGCGGACACATCTCTCTTTGTTTTCCGCAAAGAGTCTCACATTATGTATTTGCTCGTCTATGTTGACGATCTTATACTTACGGGAAATAATGACACTGCCATCACTACCTTTATTTCTCATCTTCATCATGAGTTTGCCATCAAATACCATGGGGATCTTAATTATTTTCTGGGCCTCGAAGTTCTCTATACTCACACTGGTCTTTTTCTAACTCAAGCAAAGTATGCGGCCGATATTCTTCTTCACGCACAGTTACTTGAAGCTAAACCAGTCAGCACTCCCCTTGCTCCACATGAGTCGTTTTCAGCAAATGGTGTTCCTTATTCGGATCCTACTCTTTATCGTTCCTTGCTTGGTGCTTTGTGGTATTTGACTATTACTAGGCCGGATATATCTTATGCTGTAAATCAGCTCTCACAGTTTCTTCATCATCCGACTGTCGATCACTTTCGGGCAGTCAAACGTCTTTTACGGTATGTCAAAGATACCATATCCTTTGGCTTGACCTATAGTCGTCCTCATTCGCCCTCTATCATTGGGTACTCTGATGCTGATTGGGCTCATTGTCTTGATACACGTCGCTCCACATATGGCTACTCTATTTTTCTTGGTGGAAATCTGGTCTTTTGGAGTGCTAAGAAGCAACCTACTGTATCCCGATCCAGTTGTGAGTTTGAGTATCAGGCAATGGCAAACACTGCTGCTGAATTGGTTTGGATTACGCATCTTTTAAGGGAACTCCATGCGCTGCCACCTGATCGTCCTACATTGCTATGTGATAATAAGAGTGCTTTATTCATGACTCAAAATCCAGTGTCCCATAAGCGTGCTAAACACATTGATTTGGATTATCACTTTATTCGTGAATTGGTCAATTCTGGCAAACTATATACCAAATTTGTTCCAACCAATCTACAGGTGGCTGATATTTTTACCAAGAGTCTCCAGCGCGCTCAGTTTGAAGTTTTTCGTGACAAGTTACGGCTTGGACCACCACCATTTCGATTGAAGGGTGGTATTAGCAGAAAAGATTTATAA